A stretch of the Bradyrhizobium arachidis genome encodes the following:
- a CDS encoding RNA polymerase sigma factor — protein sequence MTSRIEHGLLEAARRGDEQALARLLDACQPDLRRYARRNCATEDVEEAIQDALLILYRRLGALRTIASFSGWLFQIVKRACLRRLRRRKSEGLSGDDHDQPQDSLDADLRLDLCRSIAMLPDLYREVVILRDVKGLNAEETASELGTSVEAAKSRLHRARYLIRQSLA from the coding sequence ATGACCTCCCGGATCGAACACGGACTGCTCGAGGCGGCAAGGCGGGGCGACGAGCAAGCACTTGCTCGTCTGCTCGATGCCTGCCAGCCCGATTTGCGCCGCTACGCCCGACGCAACTGCGCAACGGAAGACGTGGAGGAGGCGATACAGGATGCCCTGCTCATCCTGTATCGCCGCCTGGGGGCATTGCGGACGATCGCGAGCTTTTCGGGGTGGCTGTTTCAGATCGTCAAGCGAGCCTGCCTGCGCAGATTGCGGAGGCGAAAATCTGAAGGATTGAGTGGGGACGACCACGACCAACCGCAGGATTCCCTGGACGCCGACCTGCGGCTGGACCTTTGCCGCTCGATTGCGATGCTGCCCGATCTCTATCGGGAGGTCGTTATTTTGCGTGATGTCAAGGGACTGAACGCTGAAGAGACGGCCAGCGAGCTCGGTACGTCTGTCGAGGCTGCCAAAAGCCGACTGCACCGCGCTCGTTATCTGATACGCCAATCGCTTGCATAA
- a CDS encoding nuclear transport factor 2 family protein: protein MTDVTTIASRYIDLWNERTESRRRDMLSRDWTADASYVDPLMKGDGHAGVDALIAGVQQRFPDFKFKLIGEPNGFGDHVRFSWGLGPDGVDSPIKGTDFAVLSDGRIKSITGFLDQVPASA from the coding sequence ATGACCGACGTCACCACCATCGCCAGCCGCTATATCGATCTCTGGAACGAGCGCACCGAGAGCCGCCGACGCGACATGCTGAGCCGCGACTGGACGGCGGATGCGAGCTATGTCGATCCCCTGATGAAGGGCGACGGCCATGCCGGTGTCGATGCGCTGATCGCGGGCGTGCAGCAGCGCTTTCCGGATTTCAAATTCAAGCTGATCGGCGAGCCCAACGGGTTTGGCGACCACGTTCGGTTTAGCTGGGGCCTCGGCCCCGACGGCGTCGACAGCCCGATCAAGGGCACCGACTTCGCCGTCCTCAGCGACGGCCGCATCAAGAGCATCACCGGCTTTCTGGATCAGGTGCCCGCGAGCGCGTGA
- a CDS encoding RidA family protein, which translates to MSIQRFETGPRMSQVVVHGNTVYLAGVVASKAAGESVTKQTQDILATIDGHLAKAGTDKSKLLSATIYITDMKTFPEMNAVWDAWVSPGNTPARATVEAKLAAPQYTVEIMVTAAK; encoded by the coding sequence ATGAGCATCCAGCGTTTCGAAACCGGCCCGCGCATGAGCCAGGTCGTCGTCCACGGCAACACCGTCTATCTTGCCGGCGTCGTCGCGAGCAAGGCCGCCGGTGAGAGCGTGACGAAGCAGACCCAGGATATCCTCGCCACCATCGACGGCCATCTCGCCAAGGCCGGCACCGACAAGTCGAAACTGCTGTCGGCGACGATCTACATCACCGACATGAAAACGTTCCCCGAAATGAACGCGGTGTGGGACGCCTGGGTGTCGCCCGGCAACACGCCGGCGCGCGCAACCGTCGAAGCCAAGCTCGCGGCGCCGCAATACACCGTCGAGATCATGGTGACCGCGGCGAAGTAA